A genomic stretch from Vibrio coralliilyticus includes:
- a CDS encoding tripartite tricarboxylate transporter substrate binding protein, with amino-acid sequence MFKVLKPTLAASIIAASFSFNTFAADLEKIHFLIPGGAGGGWDMTARGTGDVLVKSDIVDNVSFQNLSGGGGGKAIAHLIETAQRQEDTLMVNSTPIVVRSLTGIFPQSFRDLTPVAATIADYGAIVTSVDSKYNTWEDVVKDFESNPRKVKIAGGSARGSMDHLVVAAAFKGEGFDARKVRYIAYDAGGKAMAALLSGETQLLSTGLGEVLEMSKSGQVKILAVTAPKRLDAAPEIPTLTEYGNETVFANWRGFFAAPGTSQEKLDEWNTALQKMYNTDEWQVVRDRNGWIDNYKADKDFYAFLEDQEKQMGDLMRELGFLK; translated from the coding sequence ATGTTTAAGGTACTCAAGCCGACTCTGGCAGCTTCAATCATCGCTGCGTCTTTTTCTTTCAACACTTTTGCAGCTGATCTTGAAAAAATACACTTCTTAATCCCTGGCGGTGCTGGCGGTGGTTGGGATATGACGGCTCGTGGAACAGGTGATGTTCTCGTTAAGTCAGATATCGTCGATAACGTCTCATTCCAAAACCTATCCGGCGGTGGTGGCGGTAAAGCCATTGCTCACCTGATCGAAACCGCTCAGCGCCAAGAAGATACCTTGATGGTGAACTCTACTCCAATCGTTGTGCGCTCCCTGACAGGCATTTTCCCTCAGTCATTCCGTGACCTGACACCGGTGGCAGCCACCATTGCAGACTATGGTGCAATCGTGACTTCTGTCGATTCCAAGTACAACACTTGGGAAGACGTAGTTAAAGACTTTGAATCTAACCCTCGCAAAGTCAAAATTGCCGGCGGCTCAGCTCGTGGCAGTATGGACCATCTAGTTGTAGCGGCAGCGTTCAAGGGTGAAGGTTTCGATGCACGTAAAGTGCGCTACATCGCTTACGATGCAGGCGGTAAAGCAATGGCTGCGCTACTTTCAGGCGAAACACAACTGCTTTCCACCGGCCTAGGTGAAGTACTGGAGATGTCGAAATCTGGGCAAGTTAAGATCCTAGCGGTCACAGCACCTAAACGCCTAGATGCTGCACCAGAAATTCCAACTCTAACGGAATACGGAAACGAAACTGTCTTTGCTAACTGGCGTGGATTCTTCGCTGCCCCTGGCACCAGCCAAGAAAAACTCGATGAATGGAACACCGCGCTGCAGAAAATGTATAACACCGACGAGTGGCAGGTCGTTCGAGATCGCAATGGCTGGATCGATAACTATAAGGCAGATAAAGATTTTTACGCTTTCCTTGAAGATCAAGAAAAGCAAATGGGCGACTTGATGCGCGAGCTGGGTTTCCTTAAGTAA
- the tssJ gene encoding type VI secretion system lipoprotein TssJ has protein sequence MAKWCVVLALFLIGCSSDPAPVVTQYSLAIKSDKSANPSDSNESNPVVVRLYQLTDAQMFKQQPFIDLYSNDVQLLSANLVSKQILPIVIPGSEQKITLDINNQTQYVAVLVEFIDYQQSEPKSVSMLPKTSDEYLQLSISGDKAKLEVITPDSPWWKLF, from the coding sequence ATGGCCAAGTGGTGTGTTGTTTTGGCCCTGTTTCTGATCGGTTGTTCGTCAGATCCTGCGCCTGTTGTAACTCAATACTCTTTAGCAATTAAGTCAGATAAATCGGCCAACCCGTCGGATTCCAATGAGTCGAACCCCGTTGTGGTTAGATTATATCAATTGACTGATGCACAGATGTTTAAGCAGCAGCCTTTTATTGACCTATACAGTAATGATGTGCAACTGCTCAGCGCCAATTTAGTCTCGAAACAAATACTACCGATTGTTATTCCCGGTAGTGAACAAAAGATAACGTTAGATATTAATAATCAAACACAATACGTTGCAGTGTTGGTCGAATTTATCGATTACCAGCAAAGTGAGCCTAAGTCAGTATCTATGTTGCCAAAAACCTCGGACGAGTATTTGCAGCTCAGTATTTCAGGTGACAAGGCCAAGCTAGAAGTTATTACGCCAGATTCTCCCTGGTGGAAGTTATTTTAA
- the icmH gene encoding type IVB secretion system protein IcmH/DotU, which yields MDYLDEETLVWDTNKSDFTDKNSDDTTTHWAPVHASKSHHDFLNFFDKAENQLINISSELLATTLKVSTLPEPEDVTTLRHQLVSNINEIKSKGAELTYPVAVIDKLCFLYAVVLDELIIYSEWGEKRGWENKTLLSELFGMRNGGELFFTVAEKAIRQPHKLIDLLEIIYIFLNIGFKGQYRETGSEQLKSFIHQLEQVISQYRQSNSIHCRTRVKLPKARKPTRRKRYLLTTLFFSTLVALSIGLTHFWYEKTMSQRARDFSLLPDFSERYILSGEVNDIVFISNDDDLVNPPQRASKVEMVDATPPPSMLTSKSDWLVQLATFSSQKNANAFINTLSPSAYTPLVEPFHSYFRVIVRSDSSQQAREIKAWYLEKDAIKAIIVQNRKTTKDTKKTSEAP from the coding sequence ATGGACTACTTAGACGAAGAAACACTGGTTTGGGATACCAACAAATCAGACTTTACAGACAAAAACAGTGACGATACAACAACCCATTGGGCTCCTGTTCACGCGAGCAAAAGCCATCATGACTTTCTGAATTTTTTCGATAAAGCTGAAAATCAGCTGATTAATATCAGTAGTGAATTATTGGCGACAACGCTCAAAGTTTCGACTCTGCCTGAACCTGAAGATGTCACTACACTACGCCACCAGCTTGTCAGCAATATCAATGAAATCAAGTCTAAAGGGGCAGAGTTAACTTACCCTGTCGCTGTCATCGATAAGCTCTGCTTTCTGTATGCTGTCGTGCTGGATGAGCTTATTATCTACAGCGAATGGGGTGAGAAACGGGGTTGGGAAAATAAAACGCTACTCAGCGAGTTATTTGGGATGCGTAACGGCGGAGAGTTATTTTTCACTGTTGCGGAAAAGGCAATACGCCAGCCTCATAAACTTATCGATTTACTTGAAATCATCTACATTTTTCTCAACATTGGCTTCAAAGGCCAATATCGCGAAACAGGTAGCGAACAGTTAAAAAGCTTTATTCACCAATTAGAGCAAGTCATTAGTCAATACCGGCAAAGTAACAGTATCCATTGTCGTACAAGAGTAAAACTGCCCAAAGCGCGTAAACCAACTCGCAGAAAACGTTACCTACTTACCACGTTGTTTTTTAGTACGTTAGTGGCGCTAAGCATTGGGTTAACACACTTCTGGTATGAGAAGACCATGTCTCAACGAGCGCGAGATTTTAGCTTGCTGCCTGACTTTAGTGAACGCTACATCTTATCGGGAGAGGTCAACGACATCGTTTTCATTAGTAACGACGATGATTTAGTTAATCCCCCCCAAAGAGCCAGCAAGGTCGAAATGGTAGATGCAACACCTCCGCCTTCCATGCTCACAAGTAAATCAGATTGGCTGGTGCAATTGGCGACTTTCTCATCACAAAAAAATGCCAATGCGTTTATTAACACACTATCGCCTTCTGCATATACACCTTTAGTGGAACCATTCCACTCTTACTTCCGCGTTATTGTACGTAGCGACTCTTCTCAACAAGCACGTGAAATCAAAGCTTGGTACCTAGAGAAAGACGCAATTAAAGCCATCATTGTGCAAAACAGAAAAACGACAAAAGACACAAAGAAAACTTCAGAGGCTCCTTAG
- the tssM gene encoding type VI secretion system membrane subunit TssM translates to MAESTSSKPVSNKRSTILWTLLLVFVIVVVGGVLTWQLAYPDHTSVGVLSTILVAIVLGYICYWLLSRRKNKPQTSDQEKALINKRCKLLAQNFKLMLNVQKRKKRLTSRYDQPTYLFLSEDPRKDKSIITQMGYEAYKVDDFGNDIEFPILFWLSEHSILISVSLGEDQNPAYIKTLCQSLNKWRPRQALNGLILTTDVKQLLSTTEALTQKADQIKSEIKGFNRAFGLNLPIYNIVTQMGQINDFCQFFSAFDETKRNEVFGATSPIQKHGGIDGDWFNKEYDSLISQLIANMSTALASQLNQDYRNAICAAPYQFGLLKQSLWQFLHRLYRGDQLQDGLNFRGFYFTHSGTVQSQHDVLANVVNQSLGNEQFQQHQQIPVQQTLFAQHLMTHTIINEHELVGVNRRKENMLLTMQTAYTLFWLGLFASVLLIIKLDFDYQNQREARADNMLERYKEAIAAQPYDIENMSDNIPNLYSLNRIYSLYLEPKPWYSLPFMPSSSIMNDVQKAYFSELQRVLIPSMENTLEKDLFVYVNLEDQAKTLSLLNNYRLLFNAERTNIAELKNYFINTLEEQGEADSVNLAQLRVLLDDVFAQDLVPLKPNFDLESLAKKVINQTGIETLLYEHILNSPTYSKRIDVRQELGSNFDQLLSFSPNYVGYLVPYLFTPSGFNDLDLSVDSPVLKEALKAYEGVAGTSPSALEMYRISRDLKQMYQNDYINYWRDFSSHIQVKSLANADQLKQTLSVLTTASNNPLAQLYNTVSKYTSVELVQPETTSEGEQPPEQDVDKKESARQIFIAFSQYHKQVTADEQGNKPIDSLLGQFTEAETWLGKFYEAEEPQKVAYQALTAKIKTSNPITLLAQQESSQPNISKQILTQVTQQANDLVMGLAHAYLNGTWTSEVYQPYETTIAAYYPFNKSASLDASTADVAAFFKTNGTLDQFYQSKLKSFSTEERSPYLYGLLPNTGLALDPAVWQMIEKARDIRNALFLADPQNMSLQFQLKAKEMSSDVTEFVIRGEKPLFTYQHGPRLWSKQSWNAAAIEQDTLGFQIMAQANSIANEKFEGNWAWFKLIEPRVASSTSQQTEVAIKYGDSQVQLSIKTQGQNNPFVPNFFSAFSLPSSI, encoded by the coding sequence ATGGCAGAATCAACTTCATCTAAACCTGTAAGCAACAAACGAAGTACCATACTTTGGACCCTGCTCTTAGTATTCGTTATTGTTGTGGTCGGTGGCGTTCTGACATGGCAGCTCGCCTATCCCGATCATACGTCGGTCGGCGTTTTATCGACAATATTGGTGGCCATTGTTCTAGGCTATATTTGTTACTGGCTGCTCTCCAGAAGAAAGAACAAACCACAAACCTCAGATCAAGAAAAAGCGCTCATCAACAAGCGCTGTAAGCTTTTAGCACAAAACTTTAAGTTAATGCTCAATGTTCAAAAGCGTAAAAAGAGACTCACTAGTCGCTATGATCAACCGACATACTTATTCCTCAGTGAGGACCCACGTAAAGATAAGAGCATCATCACTCAGATGGGCTATGAAGCTTATAAAGTGGACGATTTCGGGAACGATATAGAATTCCCAATTCTATTTTGGTTAAGTGAACATTCCATTCTAATTTCAGTGAGTTTAGGGGAAGACCAAAACCCAGCCTATATCAAAACATTATGTCAAAGCTTGAATAAGTGGCGCCCTCGTCAGGCCCTGAATGGACTCATTCTGACTACAGATGTCAAACAGCTACTAAGCACAACGGAAGCATTGACTCAAAAAGCGGATCAGATCAAGTCTGAAATCAAAGGTTTTAACCGCGCTTTTGGCTTAAACCTTCCCATATATAACATTGTCACTCAAATGGGCCAGATCAACGATTTCTGTCAGTTTTTCTCTGCCTTTGATGAAACAAAGCGCAATGAAGTCTTTGGCGCCACCTCCCCAATTCAAAAACATGGTGGCATTGATGGAGACTGGTTTAATAAAGAATATGACAGTCTAATTAGTCAATTGATCGCCAATATGAGCACGGCTCTGGCTTCGCAGCTTAACCAAGACTATCGTAATGCTATTTGCGCCGCCCCTTATCAATTTGGGTTACTCAAGCAAAGCTTATGGCAGTTCCTACATCGCCTGTATCGCGGTGATCAGCTCCAAGATGGTTTAAACTTTCGCGGGTTCTACTTTACGCATAGTGGCACCGTTCAAAGTCAGCACGATGTCTTGGCCAATGTTGTCAACCAGTCTTTAGGTAACGAGCAGTTCCAACAACACCAACAGATACCTGTACAACAGACTTTGTTTGCGCAGCATTTGATGACTCATACCATCATTAATGAGCATGAGCTGGTGGGAGTAAACCGCCGCAAAGAGAATATGCTTCTTACTATGCAAACCGCCTACACCTTGTTTTGGCTTGGTTTGTTTGCAAGCGTTCTCTTGATCATTAAGCTGGATTTTGACTATCAAAACCAGAGGGAAGCAAGAGCTGATAATATGCTTGAGCGCTATAAAGAAGCCATTGCCGCTCAACCTTATGACATCGAAAACATGTCGGATAACATCCCGAATCTGTATTCGCTGAATAGAATTTACTCTCTCTATTTAGAGCCCAAGCCTTGGTACAGCCTGCCGTTCATGCCAAGCTCTAGCATAATGAATGACGTGCAGAAAGCTTACTTTAGTGAGCTACAACGTGTGTTAATTCCTTCAATGGAGAATACCCTAGAAAAAGACCTTTTTGTCTACGTGAATCTTGAAGATCAAGCGAAAACTTTGTCCTTACTAAATAACTACCGACTGTTATTTAACGCAGAGCGAACAAATATTGCGGAGCTTAAAAACTATTTCATCAACACATTGGAAGAACAAGGCGAGGCTGATAGCGTTAATTTAGCTCAACTGAGAGTCTTACTTGATGATGTCTTCGCTCAGGACTTAGTCCCACTCAAGCCAAACTTTGATTTAGAAAGCTTAGCTAAGAAAGTGATCAATCAAACCGGTATTGAGACATTACTTTATGAGCATATCCTAAACTCTCCAACTTATTCGAAGCGTATCGATGTACGACAAGAACTGGGTAGCAACTTTGATCAATTGCTATCTTTTTCACCAAACTATGTCGGCTATTTAGTCCCCTATTTATTTACACCTTCTGGTTTTAACGATCTAGATTTGTCTGTTGACTCGCCAGTATTGAAAGAAGCACTCAAAGCTTATGAAGGCGTTGCAGGTACGTCTCCAAGTGCACTAGAAATGTATCGCATCAGTCGTGACCTTAAACAAATGTACCAGAACGACTACATTAATTACTGGCGTGATTTTTCCTCACATATTCAAGTCAAGAGCCTAGCAAATGCAGATCAACTTAAACAAACCTTATCTGTCCTGACCACAGCCTCGAACAACCCTTTGGCGCAGTTATATAACACGGTAAGTAAGTACACTTCTGTGGAGCTCGTTCAACCTGAAACTACCAGTGAAGGAGAGCAGCCACCCGAACAAGATGTCGATAAGAAAGAATCAGCACGACAGATCTTTATTGCCTTTTCCCAATACCACAAGCAGGTAACGGCAGATGAACAGGGCAACAAACCTATTGACTCTTTGCTGGGGCAATTTACCGAAGCTGAGACTTGGCTAGGGAAGTTCTACGAGGCAGAAGAACCACAAAAAGTGGCCTATCAAGCGCTAACCGCTAAAATAAAAACCAGTAACCCAATTACTTTGCTGGCTCAGCAAGAGTCGTCACAACCCAATATTTCAAAACAAATACTGACTCAGGTGACGCAACAAGCCAATGACTTAGTTATGGGCTTGGCGCATGCCTACCTCAACGGCACGTGGACGTCAGAAGTCTACCAACCTTATGAAACAACCATTGCAGCCTATTACCCATTTAACAAAAGTGCGAGTTTAGATGCGAGTACCGCAGACGTAGCCGCATTCTTTAAAACAAACGGGACCTTAGATCAGTTTTATCAAAGCAAGCTGAAAAGTTTCTCTACTGAAGAGCGCTCTCCCTATCTTTATGGTTTGCTGCCAAACACTGGCTTAGCGTTAGACCCTGCCGTTTGGCAAATGATTGAGAAAGCTCGTGATATTCGAAATGCTTTGTTCTTAGCTGACCCGCAAAACATGTCTTTGCAGTTCCAGCTAAAAGCCAAAGAAATGAGCTCCGATGTTACAGAGTTCGTTATTCGTGGAGAAAAGCCTCTGTTTACATACCAGCATGGGCCACGTCTATGGAGTAAGCAGAGTTGGAATGCTGCAGCGATTGAGCAAGATACGTTAGGCTTCCAGATTATGGCTCAGGCTAATTCTATCGCCAACGAGAAGTTTGAAGGTAACTGGGCTTGGTTTAAGCTTATTGAGCCAAGAGTCGCCTCATCGACATCTCAGCAAACCGAAGTTGCCATTAAATATGGTGACAGCCAAGTACAGCTGAGCATTAAAACTCAAGGGCAAAATAATCCCTTTGTACCAAACTTCTTCTCGGCTTTTTCGCTACCTTCGAGTATATAA
- a CDS encoding protein kinase domain-containing protein gives MNHEAESKIAACFRVLGVTQYSLLRSGAFLATHPHFGSTIIKFAWSLHAKQQLKTEAEFLHHHSSPYWPKYLDYGSSLGGDWLILEFVESLSADFSLLDLPLKKEITHNAEQALKALHATGFVHGDIKPSNLLVTPCYRTLLVDFGSILPINSYYEIQTNPSLSPMFSPLNSLLRCGEISSQNDFFSLAITLQTMWGKHPFSELTLLDFAKTEKRPLLNHLSSSYQILVDQQLKRAKQHVIHSGAE, from the coding sequence ATGAACCATGAAGCAGAAAGCAAAATCGCGGCTTGCTTTAGAGTACTGGGTGTCACCCAGTACTCATTGCTTCGCAGTGGAGCCTTCCTTGCTACTCACCCTCACTTTGGTTCAACCATTATCAAATTTGCTTGGTCGCTTCATGCGAAGCAACAACTCAAGACCGAGGCCGAGTTTCTCCACCATCACTCTTCGCCATACTGGCCTAAGTATCTCGATTACGGCTCAAGCTTAGGGGGTGACTGGCTTATATTAGAGTTTGTGGAATCTTTATCGGCAGACTTTTCTTTATTGGATCTACCTTTAAAAAAAGAAATTACGCACAATGCCGAACAAGCACTTAAAGCACTTCATGCCACAGGCTTTGTTCATGGTGATATAAAGCCATCCAATCTGCTCGTCACTCCATGCTACCGAACACTTTTGGTAGATTTTGGCAGCATTCTCCCCATAAATTCATACTATGAAATACAGACCAACCCTTCCCTATCACCTATGTTCTCTCCCTTAAATTCTCTCCTTCGCTGTGGAGAAATCTCATCGCAAAATGACTTCTTTTCACTCGCTATCACGCTTCAGACGATGTGGGGAAAGCATCCATTTTCAGAGCTAACTTTGCTCGATTTCGCTAAAACAGAAAAGCGTCCACTACTAAACCACCTCTCTAGCAGTTACCAAATATTGGTTGATCAACAACTTAAACGCGCTAAGCAACACGTGATTCACTCAGGAGCTGAGTAA
- a CDS encoding tripartite tricarboxylate transporter TctB family protein, producing MSDLPTNSFNKGQFFSKENLLCRDRVGAMIFLIVCLCYGYQTSQIPLFPGDEYEPFTARTLPTLLTFIGIGLSLMLLVTGQADKQSGAVMDFNWKLLIAFLALMAFYGLGLTYIGFVLATGLFLLAGFYLLGERRKKVLFGASFPFVIAFYLLLTQGLDIYLEPGVIFTMWS from the coding sequence ATGTCGGACTTGCCAACGAATTCTTTCAACAAAGGTCAGTTTTTCTCAAAAGAGAATTTGCTTTGTCGCGATCGCGTCGGTGCCATGATCTTTCTTATCGTATGCCTTTGTTATGGTTATCAAACATCACAAATCCCTCTTTTTCCCGGTGACGAATATGAACCCTTCACGGCTCGCACCTTACCCACACTTCTGACCTTTATCGGTATCGGTCTTTCTCTGATGTTACTTGTGACAGGCCAAGCGGATAAGCAAAGTGGCGCGGTAATGGATTTTAACTGGAAACTGCTGATCGCTTTTTTAGCGTTAATGGCATTTTATGGTTTAGGGCTGACTTACATTGGATTTGTGCTCGCAACGGGACTATTCCTGCTCGCAGGTTTCTACCTACTGGGTGAACGACGAAAAAAGGTCCTGTTCGGAGCCTCCTTCCCTTTTGTCATCGCATTTTATCTGCTGCTCACTCAGGGACTGGATATTTATCTGGAACCGGGCGTCATCTTCACTATGTGGTCGTAA
- the tssK gene encoding type VI secretion system baseplate subunit TssK, which translates to MDAFKKVVWQEGMFIAPQHFQQQDRYVQNYVRQNIETLAGFAPFYGVTELTINHDLLKIGKLSVASSAGVFPDGTHFELREEVARDIPQGTIETIAYLALPISLQGNNDYGSDEAEQSRYITQSISVFDTSTSENASVEIDVAQLNISIKLEGEDTSGFTLIPISKILESSESGDVVLDRAFIPACLHYGASTLLVERMKEIHALSSNRATNLLKRIQAGQGQKSPQSMMQDYLWLQTLNTWLPWFDLTINNPKFQTHDLYLELRKFEAQIMALTPAIPEPCSNLQYHRLYDSFNPLFSSLRNMLTLVQQDSVIEFNWDSSLFERRRLLRTLIKDTASVSNRRFVLAVKSNISSAELNELFPVAAKLGNNARIVELVRNSLSGIALSPLPVAPSELKPMQGVSYFEVDTSDRMWLEMLENRDAIALHVDTRIGELEVMLYALR; encoded by the coding sequence GTGGACGCATTCAAAAAAGTAGTATGGCAAGAAGGTATGTTCATTGCCCCACAGCATTTTCAACAGCAGGATCGATATGTTCAAAACTATGTTCGCCAAAATATCGAGACATTAGCTGGATTTGCTCCCTTTTATGGTGTGACTGAATTAACCATCAATCACGATTTGCTTAAAATCGGCAAGCTCTCTGTCGCGTCTTCGGCTGGCGTATTCCCCGATGGAACCCATTTTGAGTTAAGAGAAGAAGTCGCCCGAGATATCCCACAAGGCACTATTGAGACTATCGCTTATCTCGCTTTGCCAATTTCGTTACAAGGTAATAATGACTACGGTAGTGACGAAGCAGAGCAAAGTCGCTATATAACCCAATCGATCAGTGTCTTCGATACTTCAACATCAGAAAATGCCAGCGTAGAGATTGATGTTGCACAGCTCAACATTTCCATCAAATTAGAAGGCGAAGACACCTCTGGTTTTACACTGATCCCTATTTCCAAAATTCTGGAAAGTAGTGAATCTGGGGATGTGGTGCTTGACCGAGCATTTATTCCAGCTTGCCTCCACTATGGGGCTTCAACACTATTAGTGGAACGTATGAAAGAGATACACGCCCTATCTTCTAATCGAGCCACCAACCTACTCAAACGTATTCAAGCAGGTCAAGGGCAAAAAAGCCCTCAGTCAATGATGCAAGACTACCTCTGGCTACAGACATTGAATACTTGGCTTCCTTGGTTCGATCTCACAATTAACAACCCCAAATTCCAAACTCATGATCTGTATCTCGAACTACGCAAGTTTGAAGCTCAAATCATGGCATTAACGCCGGCAATACCGGAGCCATGCAGTAACCTGCAATATCACAGGCTTTATGACAGCTTTAATCCGCTGTTTTCTAGCCTACGCAATATGCTGACTCTGGTTCAGCAGGATTCTGTGATTGAATTTAACTGGGATTCATCCCTATTCGAACGCCGTCGACTTCTAAGAACCTTGATAAAAGATACGGCAAGTGTCTCTAATCGTCGTTTCGTATTGGCCGTCAAATCCAATATCAGTAGCGCCGAATTGAATGAGCTTTTCCCAGTCGCAGCCAAGCTCGGTAACAATGCTCGTATCGTTGAGCTGGTTAGAAACAGCTTGTCCGGAATCGCGTTGTCACCACTACCCGTTGCTCCAAGCGAGCTTAAACCAATGCAAGGTGTTTCCTATTTTGAAGTCGACACCTCAGACAGAATGTGGCTAGAGATGCTTGAAAACCGTGATGCGATAGCGCTTCACGTCGATACTCGCATTGGTGAATTAGAAGTCATGTTGTACGCGTTGAGATAA